One region of Candidatus Bathyarchaeia archaeon genomic DNA includes:
- a CDS encoding MFS transporter, giving the protein MIKLGAVLRREFSFITGNYQVLIVSWMIMDIAMEMPVPNFQYYVTALQGTGLALGIIGLASWVSMAVVAFPGGFLADKYGRRWLITTMTFIMALSNLFFAFAPTWHFILVGSIIHSLCLIYQPALFAMVQDSLPPERRGMGSSLIMLIHGTFNTPGPIIAGLLLIQFGLIDSMRIIYVLVTVLYAIAAIWRLRLKETVTNGDPEPIRFRYFISSYPKAVKESFRVWKVLPPTMFWLFIVQTLIMFGMSMTGVMNAIYAREVLGIPEEQWWLTFIPLLLTMVVMSIPIGKMVDKFGRKIPMILGLVVFASATLIFTMGNLVTVMIAMSMFAIGQLLVMSSVMALSTDLIDPANRGKVVGFRNFVGYIFNGFGMLLGNYLYITYFPQLPFYVTLSMIIPAVLIVALLVHELQK; this is encoded by the coding sequence ATGATTAAGCTCGGCGCTGTCCTAAGACGTGAGTTCTCATTCATCACCGGCAACTACCAAGTCCTCATAGTAAGCTGGATGATCATGGACATCGCCATGGAAATGCCCGTGCCAAACTTCCAGTATTACGTTACAGCACTTCAAGGAACAGGCTTAGCATTGGGGATCATTGGTTTAGCTAGCTGGGTTTCCATGGCAGTAGTAGCTTTTCCGGGCGGCTTCCTAGCTGACAAGTACGGCAGACGCTGGCTCATAACAACCATGACCTTCATAATGGCGCTTTCAAACTTGTTCTTCGCCTTTGCCCCAACCTGGCACTTCATCCTAGTGGGCTCCATAATCCACAGCCTCTGCCTCATCTATCAACCCGCATTATTCGCTATGGTTCAAGACTCGTTGCCACCCGAGCGAAGAGGCATGGGCTCTTCTTTAATAATGTTAATCCACGGCACTTTCAACACGCCTGGACCAATAATCGCAGGCTTACTCCTCATACAGTTCGGTTTGATCGACAGTATGAGAATCATCTACGTACTCGTCACAGTTCTATACGCAATCGCAGCAATCTGGCGCCTCAGACTCAAAGAAACAGTGACAAATGGAGATCCAGAACCTATCAGATTCCGATATTTCATATCATCTTATCCCAAAGCCGTCAAAGAAAGCTTCCGCGTATGGAAAGTCCTGCCCCCAACAATGTTCTGGCTGTTCATAGTTCAAACACTCATAATGTTCGGCATGTCAATGACAGGCGTCATGAACGCTATCTACGCAAGAGAAGTGTTAGGGATTCCAGAGGAGCAATGGTGGCTCACCTTCATACCATTACTGCTCACTATGGTGGTGATGTCCATTCCAATAGGCAAGATGGTGGACAAATTCGGCAGAAAGATCCCAATGATTCTAGGCCTCGTCGTCTTTGCGTCTGCAACCCTCATTTTCACCATGGGCAACCTCGTGACTGTCATGATTGCAATGTCCATGTTCGCAATAGGACAACTGCTAGTCATGTCTTCAGTAATGGCATTGTCAACAGATTTAATTGACCCTGCAAACAGAGGCAAAGTAGTAGGATTCAGAAACTTCGTAGGCTACATCTTCAACGGATTCGGAATGCTGCTGGGCAACTACCTATACATCACATATTTTCCGCAACTACCCTTCTACGTAACACTGTCAATGATCATTCCAGCGGTACTCATAGTCGCGCTTCTTGTACATGAACTCCAAAAGTAA
- a CDS encoding cohesin domain-containing protein, giving the protein MGILTSASGTSGTEQAESSETEWTRIYGGSNDDRAYCVVQTVDDGYAIAGYTNSFGAGGYDFWLVKTNSSGDMEWNKTFGGTRHDYARAVIQTSDGGFAIAGETSSPAGDFWLVKTNSSGDVEWTQNYGGSREDVAWSLIQASDGGYALAGYTLSFGVGTPTHPNFWLAKTNEYGNMEWNKTYGGTQNDAAMSLIQTDDGGYALAGHTSPSDPRTYVDFLLVKADSAGNMEWNRTYGGVGNDYGRAVVQTDDGGYAVAGRTLSFGAGSWDCWLVQTDPEGNVQWDRTYGTPGSECGESIVKTADGGFALAGYYISSSLGATPDFWFLKTNQDGNIEHNGIYGGTNDEQAFSLAQTSDEGYVLAGYTDTSGGGLGDFWVIKLDSVAPPVTDVYVDPQKQKAAYNKQFSVSVNVTDVVDLYGFQFKLQYDPAVIDAVSITLGSFLNPPTTIIEEEINETMGFLLFSALSIGSAPPANGNGVLATLVFNATPGGNCYLDFLEMSLINSGGALIGHHTFDGFFEYVQIQGDVNADCIVDVFDVFKMGKAFGAIPSQPNWDSDCDINNDNVIDDIDLAIESADYRKLWDPAYVHELFYEIDYMPSHRPTDSVLAYIQGYCTERWIRITFYVDDEVPLDDSVTNAEFSAFNQTYNDHNFGYYSQWKWVLFGTVVDGHPETSGYVWGHDDGANYAFIADQTGDDFAIDHAGEGVTAEEVETVVLMHEMGHMIGIVKLDSEEREVYDANAWSVMAMLSLDNCNTEPIRYSREYWILRDLEYYKIHPPEIAETNQRSLTSGSPSRRLGK; this is encoded by the coding sequence ATGGGCATTCTAACATCGGCATCTGGCACCTCAGGAACAGAACAAGCGGAGTCATCAGAGACCGAGTGGACTAGAATATACGGAGGATCAAATGATGACCGAGCTTACTGCGTAGTCCAAACAGTTGACGATGGATACGCAATTGCAGGTTACACAAATTCCTTTGGCGCTGGAGGCTACGATTTCTGGCTCGTCAAAACCAACTCTTCAGGAGATATGGAGTGGAACAAGACCTTCGGTGGCACACGACACGACTACGCTCGAGCTGTGATTCAGACAAGCGACGGTGGATTTGCGATAGCGGGCGAAACTTCTTCGCCTGCGGGCGATTTTTGGTTGGTTAAAACCAATTCCTCTGGAGATGTTGAATGGACACAAAATTATGGAGGAAGTAGAGAGGATGTTGCGTGGTCTCTGATTCAGGCAAGCGACGGTGGATACGCACTCGCTGGTTACACGTTGTCTTTTGGTGTAGGCACACCTACCCACCCCAATTTCTGGCTGGCCAAGACCAACGAGTATGGAAACATGGAATGGAACAAGACATACGGAGGCACACAGAATGATGCAGCTATGTCTCTGATTCAGACAGACGATGGAGGATACGCATTAGCTGGACACACTTCGCCTTCTGATCCACGCACTTACGTTGATTTTTTGTTGGTCAAAGCCGATTCTGCGGGAAACATGGAATGGAATAGAACATACGGTGGAGTAGGCAACGACTATGGGCGCGCTGTGGTTCAGACAGACGATGGAGGATACGCCGTGGCAGGTCGCACTCTTTCTTTTGGCGCTGGCAGCTGGGATTGCTGGCTTGTTCAGACTGACCCAGAAGGAAACGTGCAATGGGACAGAACATACGGAACTCCGGGAAGCGAATGTGGAGAATCTATTGTAAAAACGGCTGACGGCGGATTCGCATTGGCAGGCTATTACATCAGTAGTTCGCTCGGAGCAACACCTGATTTTTGGTTTCTTAAGACCAACCAAGACGGAAACATTGAACACAACGGGATATATGGCGGAACAAATGATGAGCAGGCATTTTCACTGGCTCAGACAAGCGATGAAGGATACGTATTAGCTGGCTACACTGATACATCTGGTGGTGGCCTGGGTGATTTCTGGGTGATAAAACTCGACAGCGTTGCTCCACCAGTCACGGACGTTTATGTAGACCCTCAGAAGCAGAAGGCCGCATATAACAAGCAGTTCTCTGTCAGTGTAAACGTCACCGACGTTGTTGACTTATACGGTTTTCAGTTCAAACTGCAATATGACCCTGCGGTAATAGATGCCGTAAGCATCACATTAGGTTCCTTCTTGAACCCGCCCACAACAATAATTGAAGAGGAAATCAACGAGACCATGGGCTTTCTGTTATTCTCTGCATTGTCAATAGGTTCAGCACCCCCTGCTAACGGCAACGGAGTGCTTGCCACACTGGTCTTTAACGCAACGCCTGGAGGAAACTGCTACCTTGACTTTCTTGAGATGAGTCTCATAAACTCAGGTGGGGCACTAATCGGACATCACACATTCGACGGCTTTTTCGAATACGTTCAGATTCAAGGCGACGTGAACGCAGATTGCATCGTTGACGTTTTTGACGTGTTCAAAATGGGGAAGGCCTTTGGAGCTATTCCAAGTCAGCCAAACTGGGACTCGGACTGTGACATAAACAACGATAACGTCATTGATGACATCGATCTCGCGATAGAAAGCGCAGATTATAGAAAGCTGTGGGACCCAGCCTACGTTCACGAATTGTTCTACGAAATCGACTACATGCCAAGTCACAGACCAACGGACTCCGTGCTAGCCTATATTCAAGGCTACTGCACGGAAAGATGGATTCGCATCACCTTCTACGTTGACGATGAGGTTCCGCTTGACGACAGCGTAACAAATGCCGAATTTTCCGCATTCAACCAAACATACAACGACCATAATTTCGGATATTACTCGCAATGGAAATGGGTGCTGTTTGGAACCGTTGTCGACGGTCACCCAGAAACATCTGGATATGTGTGGGGTCACGACGACGGGGCAAACTACGCATTTATTGCCGACCAAACCGGAGACGATTTTGCCATCGATCATGCTGGCGAAGGTGTTACAGCAGAGGAGGTTGAAACCGTAGTCCTAATGCATGAAATGGGGCACATGATAGGCATTGTCAAACTAGATAGTGAAGAAAGAGAGGTTTATGACGCAAACGCATGGTCTGTAATGGCAATGCTTTCGCTAGACAACTGCAACACCGAACCGATCCGTTACAGCAGAGAATATTGGATTCTAAGAGACCTTGAGTACTACAAGATACATCCGCCAGAAATTGCGGAAACAAATCAGCGCAGCCTTACTTCTGGGTCACCAAGTAGACGCCTAGGAAAATAA
- a CDS encoding DUF5781 family protein, producing MPQSDDLKQAIHNALQLMRDSGFEIKGKIEVSVDSELPFMGYSTQRHGGHIIVISGAALKTDLVTGLLIHEMCHIYRTETGHPSHNHQLLNRVGTHVIHENELDKDFQIKIIQRAVNHIQDLYADDLAFQVFKKGGAFTPEQAHGFFLEWIDNTQLEEESSKDRWQNVGIMLNNCFAISNLARHKIPDIDNQAEKAIQKFLSQVEDRAKNEFPFFRDLMTNLREDTTKEQFEKDLMEYLTRIAELAK from the coding sequence ATGCCTCAAAGCGACGATCTTAAACAGGCTATTCACAATGCTCTGCAGTTGATGCGCGATTCTGGTTTTGAAATTAAAGGAAAAATAGAAGTCTCAGTGGATTCCGAGCTGCCTTTCATGGGTTACTCGACTCAGAGACATGGCGGCCACATTATCGTCATTTCGGGCGCGGCATTGAAGACTGATTTGGTCACAGGTTTGTTAATCCATGAGATGTGCCACATTTACAGGACTGAGACTGGCCATCCGTCGCACAATCATCAGCTGCTAAACCGTGTTGGAACACATGTCATCCACGAGAACGAATTGGACAAAGACTTTCAGATCAAGATCATTCAGCGGGCAGTTAACCACATTCAAGACCTTTACGCTGACGACTTGGCTTTTCAGGTTTTCAAGAAAGGAGGAGCATTCACGCCTGAACAAGCGCACGGTTTCTTTTTGGAGTGGATAGACAACACACAGCTAGAGGAAGAAAGCAGCAAAGACCGGTGGCAGAACGTTGGCATAATGCTCAACAACTGCTTCGCCATAAGCAACCTAGCTCGCCACAAGATACCAGACATCGATAATCAAGCAGAAAAAGCAATCCAGAAATTTTTATCCCAAGTCGAAGACCGAGCGAAAAACGAGTTCCCGTTCTTCCGAGACCTCATGACAAACCTGAGAGAAGACACCACGAAGGAACAGTTTGAAAAAGACCTGATGGAATACCTAACAAGAATAGCGGAACTAGCCAAGTAA
- a CDS encoding AMP-binding protein, with protein MAWLNLGQILHVHAKNYPNKIALKDCRGKVWTYRDLESRTNRLANGLLKMGLRKGDRVAVMLYNCAEFVEIDCAFAKIGLVVVPICWRYVPKEVSYVVDNSDAKAVIAGEDFVGCIEGIRETFTQRHADRYVSVGSKRFEGYIDYESLIAESPNTVPDVQVEGKDTWFQIYTSGTTGIPKGVVRSHQSYIAFYMINAVDFGFSEKDTGMIVMPLYHVNSTFYGPLFLYIGGSLHVGRDKGFDPVELLRTFSEEKITFTSLIPTHYNFILNVPEDVRRRFDVSSVRKLLCSSAPARGEVKKGILKCFPNVELFEAYGSTEAGLVTLLRAEDQLRKLGSIGKECLGTDTLKLLDQDEKEVPVGEVGELYSRGPMMFDEYHKLPDKTKASFRDGYFTARDMARKDEEGYYYLVDRKDNMIITGGEHVYPSEVEAVICQNPKVFDVAVIGVSDNVWGEAVKAVVILKQGEKATPDEIIKWCKDRIAGYKKPKTVDFIEPEEMPRTTTGKILHRKLREKYAQL; from the coding sequence ATGGCTTGGCTGAACCTGGGACAAATCCTGCATGTGCACGCTAAGAACTATCCGAATAAGATTGCGTTAAAGGACTGTCGTGGAAAGGTTTGGACTTATCGAGACTTGGAATCGAGGACAAATCGGCTTGCTAACGGTTTGTTGAAAATGGGTTTACGAAAGGGCGACAGAGTGGCTGTCATGCTCTACAATTGTGCCGAGTTTGTGGAGATTGACTGCGCTTTTGCCAAAATCGGGCTTGTCGTGGTGCCTATTTGTTGGCGTTACGTGCCCAAGGAAGTATCGTATGTCGTGGATAATTCTGATGCCAAAGCCGTAATTGCCGGCGAAGACTTTGTGGGCTGCATCGAAGGAATTCGAGAGACATTCACTCAGAGGCATGCGGACCGCTACGTTTCGGTGGGTTCCAAACGGTTTGAAGGATACATTGACTATGAAAGCCTGATCGCAGAGTCGCCTAACACTGTGCCTGACGTCCAAGTTGAAGGCAAGGACACGTGGTTTCAGATTTACACTTCCGGGACAACTGGTATTCCGAAGGGCGTCGTGCGCTCTCACCAATCTTACATTGCGTTTTACATGATTAACGCGGTTGACTTCGGTTTTTCAGAGAAAGACACGGGCATGATCGTAATGCCCCTTTACCATGTGAATTCGACGTTTTATGGACCCTTATTCCTGTACATCGGCGGGTCCTTGCACGTGGGACGGGATAAGGGCTTTGATCCAGTGGAGTTGCTGCGCACCTTCAGTGAAGAGAAGATTACGTTTACATCTCTAATCCCAACGCATTACAATTTCATCCTGAACGTACCAGAAGACGTGCGCAGGCGATTTGACGTTAGCAGCGTTCGCAAGTTGCTATGTTCATCGGCGCCTGCCCGAGGAGAAGTCAAGAAAGGAATTCTGAAATGCTTTCCAAACGTGGAGTTGTTTGAAGCATATGGCTCAACTGAAGCGGGCTTGGTAACGCTGCTCAGAGCTGAAGACCAGCTTCGCAAGCTAGGCTCAATCGGCAAAGAATGCTTAGGAACAGACACACTGAAACTTCTTGATCAAGATGAAAAGGAAGTGCCCGTGGGCGAAGTGGGCGAGTTGTATTCGCGTGGACCCATGATGTTTGACGAGTACCACAAGCTACCTGACAAGACAAAGGCTTCTTTCCGTGACGGCTACTTCACAGCACGAGACATGGCGCGCAAAGATGAGGAAGGCTATTACTACCTAGTTGATCGCAAAGACAACATGATCATCACCGGCGGCGAACACGTCTATCCAAGCGAAGTAGAAGCCGTGATCTGTCAGAACCCAAAGGTTTTCGACGTCGCCGTCATTGGCGTGTCTGACAATGTCTGGGGCGAAGCCGTCAAAGCCGTAGTCATCCTAAAGCAGGGAGAAAAAGCCACGCCAGACGAAATCATCAAGTGGTGCAAGGACAGAATCGCAGGATACAAAAAACCCAAAACAGTAGACTTCATCGAACCCGAAGAAATGCCGCGAACGACCACGGGGAAGATACTGCACAGAAAACTCAGAGAAAAATACGCCCAGCTCTGA
- a CDS encoding pyridoxal-phosphate dependent enzyme, with product MNYEISCTSCHKPSISLLDFRCPSCGKPLDMKLGFGFEPRQIQRKNHSLWRYSKFLPFVNTEDRITLGEGWTPLVKFNDNVHFKLENLNPTGSFKDRGSTTLISAVHKLVKKLDGYIAEDSSGNAGASIAAYAARAELKAKIYVPQNVSGPKFNQIKSYGMPVVKVAGSRNQVAEKAQQAEKGKFYVGHIFHPLFRDGIRTLAYEIAEQLDWKSPERIYLPVSAGTLLLGVISGFKNLATSGITKTMPTMIACQTRQVSPLYHSVKRLDYKPPKKVTSIADALVSTNPPLLNLMIKELQEAKGDAEIVDENEIEKAFTELAHKGFFVEPSSAVAYSAYRKQLRDKKIPKEDKAVVILTGHGLKTTPQKAP from the coding sequence ATGAACTATGAAATCAGCTGCACATCTTGTCATAAGCCATCTATCAGCCTGCTCGACTTCAGATGCCCTTCGTGCGGCAAACCATTAGACATGAAGTTGGGCTTCGGCTTTGAACCAAGACAAATCCAACGGAAGAACCACAGCCTTTGGCGATACTCCAAATTTCTTCCGTTCGTCAACACTGAAGACCGCATAACCCTAGGCGAAGGCTGGACACCTCTAGTCAAGTTCAACGACAACGTCCACTTCAAACTGGAAAACCTCAATCCAACAGGCTCTTTCAAGGACAGGGGCTCAACTACGCTGATATCAGCCGTACACAAACTTGTCAAGAAACTGGATGGTTACATCGCTGAAGACTCCTCGGGCAACGCGGGCGCATCCATAGCCGCCTACGCTGCGCGAGCTGAACTGAAAGCCAAAATCTACGTGCCCCAAAACGTCTCAGGACCCAAGTTCAACCAGATCAAATCCTACGGCATGCCAGTAGTCAAAGTTGCAGGCTCCAGAAACCAAGTCGCAGAAAAAGCCCAACAAGCCGAAAAAGGAAAATTCTACGTAGGACACATATTTCATCCGTTGTTCAGAGACGGCATCAGAACGCTCGCTTACGAAATCGCAGAACAACTCGACTGGAAATCTCCAGAACGCATTTACCTGCCAGTCTCAGCGGGCACGCTACTGCTCGGAGTCATCAGCGGCTTCAAGAACCTAGCAACATCAGGCATCACAAAGACTATGCCAACCATGATTGCCTGTCAAACCAGACAAGTGTCACCGCTGTACCACAGCGTGAAACGACTCGACTATAAACCGCCCAAAAAGGTAACATCAATAGCCGACGCCCTAGTCAGCACAAATCCACCATTGCTCAACCTGATGATCAAAGAGTTGCAGGAAGCAAAGGGAGACGCTGAAATCGTAGACGAGAACGAAATCGAGAAAGCGTTCACGGAACTGGCGCACAAAGGCTTCTTCGTAGAGCCAAGCTCAGCCGTAGCCTACTCAGCATACCGAAAACAACTCAGAGATAAAAAGATACCCAAAGAAGACAAGGCTGTAGTCATCTTAACAGGACACGGACTGAAAACCACACCACAGAAAGCCCCATAA